Proteins from a single region of Struthio camelus isolate bStrCam1 chromosome W, bStrCam1.hap1, whole genome shotgun sequence:
- the LOC138064294 gene encoding uncharacterized protein yields the protein MITRPSWDPEEWDGNIWSTSSDSEIDFGLEGEPATPQDPPLVQLKGERQVDGNTVEQSRTYTPKELCEFLTTFQQQPGESLLAWLVRAWDAGAGSLTLLREELNSMSPLSTNAQVQYYLTQLTSVRDGAGNVIEAPTLDQWLCAAVVGANPSTGELATTVGVWRTFEEGINALRQLGVATGLADADRPDGVEITWQMKTQLLRGAPSALKPLLLGTVMPATGSVGALVNNIRDLALVGGPDTKQARAAWNSKVKKLAGTTKLSGKVTRRQMWTDLLQAGGLCDEINGLSTADLFKRWQRLPANQQYRTQPTVPPAPATAWKLPAKRQ from the coding sequence atgataactagaccctcctgggaccctgaGGAGTGGGATGGCAATATTTGGAGCACTTCATCTGACTCGGAGATTGActttggattagaaggagaaccGGCTACTCCCCAGGACCCacctcttgtgcaattgaagggggagaggcaagtagatgggaatacagtggagcaATCTCGGACATATACCCCCAAGGAATTGTGTgagtttttaactactttccagcagcagcctggggagtctttgttagcctggttagtgagggcatgggatgcaggtgcCGGATCACTTACTCTCTTAAGAGAGGAGCTGAATTCAATGAGCCCTTTATCAACCAatgctcaagtacagtattatcttacccaattaacttctgtgcgggatggggcaggaaatgttattgaagctccAACATTAGATCAATGGTTATGTGCCGCTGTGGTGGGTGCTAACCCGTCCACAGGTGAACTAGCCACTACAGTGGGAGTGTGGcgtacttttgaggaagggattAACGCGTTGCGGCAGCTCGGGGTAGCAACTGGGTTAGCAGATGCAGACAGACCGGATGGTGTGGAAATAACGTGGCAGATGAAAACCCAATTATTAAGAGGGGCTCCAAGTGCCTTAAAGCCATTACTACTTGGCACAGTAATGCCTGCAACTGGGTCAGTAGGGGCTTTGGTAAACAATATAAGGGATTTGGCACTTGTTGGTGGACCGGATACTAAGCAAGCGAGAGCAGCTTGGAATTCCAAGGTGAAAAAATTGGCAGGGACTACTAAATTGAGTGGAAAGGTAACGAGGAGACAGATGTGGACTGatctgctgcaggcagggggatTATGTGATGAGATAAACGGTCTTTCTACTGCTGACTTGTTTAAGCGGTGGCAGCGGCTACCTGCCAATCAGCAATATCGGACACAGCCTACCGTCCCACCCGCTCCAGCCACAGCGTGGAAACTGCCAGCCAAAAGACAATGA